From Pseudomonas hefeiensis, one genomic window encodes:
- a CDS encoding histidine phosphatase family protein, which yields MGSIYLIRHGQASFGADDYDVLSPNGVRQAQVLGSHLAELGVVFDRCLSGDLRRQQDTATGALDRMSAAGLPVPKLEIDSAFNEFDADAVIRALLPDMLPQEPEALYILRNAAQNRAEFQRIFALIIERWLGGQYDPPELESWLGFVERVQAGLQRILEQADNSQKIAVFTSGGTITALLHLITQMPARQAFELNWQIVNTSLNHLKFRGREVALASFNSQAHLQLLKAPDLITFR from the coding sequence GTGGGCAGTATCTATCTGATTCGACATGGCCAAGCCTCCTTCGGTGCGGACGACTACGATGTCCTTTCGCCAAACGGTGTACGCCAGGCGCAAGTGCTGGGCAGCCACCTCGCCGAACTGGGTGTCGTGTTCGATCGCTGTCTTTCGGGCGACCTGCGCCGCCAGCAGGATACCGCCACCGGTGCGCTGGACCGGATGTCCGCCGCCGGGCTACCGGTTCCCAAGCTGGAAATCGATTCGGCATTCAATGAGTTCGACGCCGACGCGGTGATCCGCGCCCTGTTGCCGGACATGCTCCCCCAGGAACCCGAAGCCCTGTACATCCTGCGCAACGCCGCACAGAACCGCGCCGAATTCCAGCGCATCTTCGCGTTGATCATCGAACGCTGGCTCGGCGGCCAATACGACCCGCCCGAACTGGAAAGCTGGCTAGGCTTCGTCGAACGCGTCCAGGCCGGCCTGCAGCGCATTCTGGAGCAAGCCGACAATTCCCAGAAAATCGCCGTGTTCACCTCCGGTGGGACCATCACCGCCCTGCTCCACCTGATCACCCAGATGCCTGCGCGGCAGGCCTTCGAACTGAACTGGCAAATCGTCAACACCTCGCTCAACCACCTGAAATTCAGGGGCCGCGAGGTAGCCCTGGCTTCCTTCAACAGTCAGGCCCACCTGCAACTGCTGAAGGCCCCGGATCTCATCACCTTTCGCTGA
- a CDS encoding error-prone DNA polymerase yields MNIEYAELHCLSNFSFQRGASSALELCRRAQQQGYKALAITDECTLAGIVRAWQAARELDLHLIVGSEIQIENGPKLVLLVENLQGYQALCRLITRARRRSEKGCYRIVREDFDEPLPGLLALWVPGDSDPEGQGRWLRQIFAERLWLSVQLHCGQDDRRRLADLLALAQRLDLVAVATGDVHMHGRGRRALQDTMTAIRHHVTVAEAGQRLHPNGERHLRSLQALADIYPRALLDETLNIARRCTFDLGQLRYQYPRELVPEGHTPASWLRELTERGMRQRWEKGVQDKVRQQIDKELALIAELRYDSYFLTVQDIVSFARDRHILCQGRGSAANSAVCYALGITEIDPSQTSMLFERFLSRERNEPPDIDVDFEHERREEVLQYVFQRYGRHRAALTAVVSSYHGAGAVRDVAKALGLPPDQVNALADCCGRWSDEAPPVDRLREGGFDPDSPVLRRILSLTRQLIGFPRHLSQHPGGFVISEQPLDTLVPVENAAMAERTIIQWDKDDLDAVGLLKVDILALGMLSAIRRCFDLIAHYRGQQYTLATLPKDDAATYEMITRADTIGVFQIESRAQMAMLPRLKPESFYDLVIEVAIVRPGPIQGGMVHPYLRRKNKEEAVTYPSKALEEVLKRTLGVPLFQEQVMQIAIVAADYSPGEADQLRRSMAAWKRHGGLEPHRERLAAGMAKNGYTAEFAAQIFEQIKGFGNYGFPESHAASFALLTYASSWLKCHEPAAFACALINSWPMGFYSPDQILQDARRHQLQIRPVDVRASDWDCSLEPMAGRQPALRLGLRMIKGFRQEDAHRIEAARRHRAFSDVADLGERAQLDARAQAQLADAGALRGLAGDRHRARWEVAGVQKQLGLFAGLPSQEEPPVDLPKPTVGENLFADYASVGTTLGPHPLALLRPELRARRCRSSRELQDVEHGRNVSVAGLVTGRQRPGTASGVTFVTLEDEFGNLNVVVWRDLAERQRKALVGSQLLRVDGRWESVGEVRHLIAGRLSDLTELLAGIQVHSRDFR; encoded by the coding sequence ATGAACATCGAATATGCCGAACTGCATTGCCTGTCGAACTTCAGTTTCCAGCGCGGTGCCTCCAGCGCCCTGGAGCTGTGCCGTCGTGCGCAACAACAAGGTTACAAGGCCCTGGCAATCACCGATGAGTGCACCCTGGCCGGGATTGTCCGGGCCTGGCAGGCTGCCAGGGAGCTGGACTTGCACTTGATCGTCGGCAGTGAGATCCAGATCGAGAACGGTCCGAAACTGGTGCTGCTGGTGGAGAATCTGCAAGGCTATCAGGCCTTGTGCCGGTTGATCACCCGCGCCCGCCGCCGCAGCGAGAAAGGTTGCTATCGCATCGTGCGCGAAGACTTCGACGAGCCCTTGCCGGGGTTGCTGGCGTTGTGGGTGCCCGGTGACAGCGATCCCGAGGGGCAGGGGCGCTGGCTGCGGCAGATATTTGCCGAGCGCTTGTGGTTGTCGGTCCAGTTACATTGCGGGCAGGACGACCGGCGTCGACTGGCGGACTTGCTGGCGCTGGCGCAACGGTTGGACCTTGTGGCCGTCGCCACGGGGGACGTGCACATGCATGGGCGCGGCCGCCGCGCCCTGCAGGACACCATGACCGCCATCCGGCACCACGTCACGGTGGCCGAGGCCGGCCAGCGCCTGCACCCCAACGGCGAGCGCCACTTGCGCAGTCTCCAGGCCCTGGCCGACATCTACCCGCGCGCCTTGCTCGACGAAACGTTGAACATCGCCCGGCGCTGTACGTTCGACCTTGGTCAGTTGCGTTATCAATACCCACGCGAACTGGTGCCTGAGGGCCATACACCCGCGTCCTGGCTGCGGGAGTTGACCGAGCGCGGTATGCGCCAGCGATGGGAGAAAGGTGTGCAGGACAAGGTCCGCCAGCAGATCGACAAGGAGCTGGCCCTGATCGCCGAGCTGCGCTACGACAGTTATTTTCTCACGGTGCAAGACATCGTCAGCTTCGCCCGCGACCGGCATATTCTCTGCCAGGGCCGTGGTTCGGCGGCCAACTCAGCGGTGTGCTACGCCTTGGGTATCACCGAAATCGACCCGAGCCAGACCAGTATGCTGTTCGAGCGATTCCTGTCCCGGGAGCGCAACGAGCCGCCGGACATCGACGTCGATTTTGAACACGAGCGTCGTGAAGAAGTGCTGCAGTACGTGTTCCAGCGCTACGGTCGCCATCGTGCGGCATTGACGGCGGTGGTCAGCAGCTACCACGGTGCCGGCGCGGTGCGGGACGTCGCCAAAGCCTTGGGCTTGCCGCCGGATCAGGTCAACGCGCTGGCTGACTGTTGTGGGCGCTGGAGTGACGAAGCGCCGCCAGTGGATCGTCTGCGCGAAGGTGGTTTCGACCCGGACAGCCCAGTGTTGCGTCGGATCTTGAGCCTGACCCGACAACTGATCGGTTTTCCCCGACATTTGTCCCAGCACCCTGGCGGCTTCGTGATTTCCGAACAGCCCCTGGACACCCTGGTGCCGGTGGAAAACGCCGCCATGGCCGAGCGCACCATCATCCAGTGGGACAAAGACGACCTGGACGCGGTCGGGTTGCTCAAGGTGGATATCCTGGCCTTGGGCATGCTCAGTGCGATTCGTCGCTGTTTTGATCTGATCGCGCATTACCGCGGCCAGCAGTACACCTTGGCGACGTTGCCCAAGGATGACGCGGCCACCTACGAAATGATCACCCGCGCCGACACCATTGGTGTGTTCCAGATCGAGTCGCGCGCGCAAATGGCGATGTTGCCTCGGCTCAAACCCGAGTCTTTTTATGACCTGGTTATTGAAGTGGCCATCGTACGACCGGGGCCGATCCAGGGCGGGATGGTGCACCCGTATCTGCGGCGTAAAAACAAGGAAGAGGCGGTGACATACCCCTCCAAAGCGTTGGAAGAAGTGCTCAAGCGCACCTTGGGCGTGCCTCTGTTTCAGGAGCAGGTCATGCAGATCGCCATCGTTGCGGCTGATTACAGCCCGGGCGAAGCTGACCAGTTGCGTCGTTCCATGGCTGCCTGGAAACGCCACGGCGGTCTGGAACCGCATCGGGAGCGCCTGGCGGCAGGAATGGCGAAAAACGGTTACACAGCAGAATTCGCCGCGCAGATATTTGAACAGATCAAGGGGTTCGGCAATTACGGTTTTCCTGAATCCCACGCCGCCAGCTTCGCCTTGCTGACCTACGCCAGCAGTTGGCTCAAATGCCATGAGCCGGCGGCGTTCGCCTGTGCCCTGATCAACAGCTGGCCCATGGGGTTCTACAGCCCGGACCAGATTCTGCAGGATGCCCGCCGGCATCAGTTGCAGATCCGCCCGGTGGACGTACGCGCCAGTGACTGGGATTGCAGCCTCGAACCCATGGCAGGCCGACAACCGGCGCTTCGCCTGGGCCTGCGCATGATCAAGGGCTTTCGCCAAGAGGATGCCCATCGTATCGAAGCGGCCCGCCGGCATCGGGCCTTCAGTGACGTGGCCGACCTTGGCGAGCGCGCGCAACTCGATGCCCGGGCCCAGGCGCAACTGGCCGACGCCGGTGCCTTGCGTGGCCTGGCCGGTGATCGGCATCGCGCTCGCTGGGAAGTGGCCGGGGTACAGAAACAGCTGGGCTTGTTCGCCGGTTTGCCCAGTCAGGAAGAACCGCCCGTGGATCTGCCAAAACCCACGGTGGGGGAGAACCTGTTCGCCGATTACGCCAGCGTCGGTACGACGCTGGGGCCCCATCCACTGGCCTTGTTGCGCCCCGAACTGCGCGCCCGACGCTGTCGCAGCTCACGGGAACTGCAGGATGTGGAGCATGGCCGCAACGTCAGCGTCGCCGGCCTGGTCACCGGCCGCCAACGGCCAGGCACGGCCAGCGGCGTGACTTTCGTCACCCTGGAAGATGAGTTTGGCAACCTCAATGTGGTGGTCTGGCGCGACCTGGCCGAGCGCCAACGCAAAGCCTTGGTGGGTTCGCAATTGCTCAGGGTCGACGGACGTTGGGAAAGTGTCGGTGAAGTTCGTCACCTGATCGCCGGTCGTTTGAGCGACCTGACCGAGTTGCTGGCGGGTATCCAGGTGCACAGCCGCGATTTCCGCTGA
- the lexA gene encoding transcriptional repressor LexA: MYSMTTLTPRRTAILTFIRERIAEQGQPPSLAEISEAFGFASRSVARKHVLALTEAGFIEVNPHQARGIRLLNQPPRPEWLDVPVLGRVAAGLPIGADAEVHSRLMLDPAMFTKAPDYLLRVQGDSMIEDGILDGDLVGVQRTPQASNGQIVVARLDGEVTIKRFERIGERIRLLPRNPAYQPISVEADQDLAIEGVFCGLLRQG; encoded by the coding sequence ATGTACTCCATGACAACTCTCACCCCCCGCCGTACCGCCATCCTGACCTTCATCCGCGAACGCATCGCCGAGCAGGGTCAGCCCCCCAGCCTCGCTGAAATCAGCGAGGCGTTCGGTTTCGCCTCCCGCAGCGTGGCGCGCAAACATGTGCTGGCGTTGACCGAAGCCGGTTTCATTGAAGTCAATCCGCACCAGGCCCGGGGTATTCGCTTGCTGAACCAGCCGCCGCGTCCCGAGTGGCTGGACGTGCCGGTGCTGGGGCGGGTGGCCGCCGGTCTGCCGATCGGTGCTGATGCCGAGGTTCACAGCCGCCTGATGCTCGACCCGGCGATGTTCACCAAGGCGCCGGATTACCTGCTACGGGTCCAGGGTGACTCGATGATCGAGGATGGCATTCTCGACGGCGACCTGGTGGGTGTGCAGCGTACGCCCCAGGCCTCCAACGGCCAGATCGTCGTGGCGCGCCTGGACGGTGAAGTCACCATCAAGCGTTTCGAGCGAATCGGCGAGCGGATACGTTTGCTGCCGCGCAACCCGGCCTACCAGCCGATCAGTGTCGAAGCCGACCAGGACCTGGCCATCGAAGGCGTGTTCTGTGGCTTGCTGAGGCAAGGCTGA
- a CDS encoding LysR family transcriptional regulator: MDIDLARTFLEIVRHGSLAAAADKLHVTQTAITARVQKLESQLGCVLFVRNRAGARLTADGEAFVVYANQLVQTWEAARRDLPLPEGFRNVLHLGGEVSLCNPLMLAWAEELRHKIPGHALRMDIRDGEKLLQQLELGLLDAAVVYQPEYWPRLQVEQLLEEKLILVRLASRPEPYVYIDWSADFRRQHDTALPDKAKAAVTFNLGPLALQYILENGGSGYFRTRVVQSYLDSGILERVPKAPEFNYPTYLVYSRDRDSAALQQAFEVLRQIVTTGSDWSQRWDPLT, from the coding sequence ATGGACATCGACCTCGCCCGTACCTTTCTGGAAATCGTCCGCCACGGCAGTCTCGCCGCGGCTGCCGACAAGCTGCATGTCACCCAGACAGCCATCACAGCGCGGGTCCAGAAGCTTGAAAGCCAACTCGGCTGCGTGTTGTTTGTGCGCAACCGTGCCGGCGCGCGGCTGACCGCCGACGGTGAAGCCTTCGTGGTGTATGCCAATCAACTGGTGCAGACCTGGGAAGCGGCCCGACGGGACCTGCCCTTGCCCGAGGGTTTCCGCAACGTTTTACACCTCGGTGGCGAGGTCAGCCTGTGCAATCCCTTGATGCTCGCCTGGGCCGAGGAGCTGCGCCATAAAATCCCCGGCCATGCCCTGCGCATGGACATCCGCGATGGCGAGAAACTGCTGCAACAACTGGAACTGGGCCTGCTGGATGCCGCCGTGGTGTATCAGCCCGAATACTGGCCGAGGCTGCAAGTGGAACAGTTACTGGAGGAGAAACTGATCCTGGTACGCCTGGCCAGCCGTCCCGAGCCCTACGTGTACATCGACTGGAGTGCAGACTTCCGTCGTCAGCACGACACCGCGTTGCCGGACAAGGCCAAGGCGGCCGTGACCTTCAACCTCGGCCCCCTGGCCCTGCAGTACATCCTGGAAAACGGCGGCAGCGGCTACTTCCGTACCCGGGTCGTGCAGAGCTACCTGGACAGCGGCATCCTGGAGCGGGTGCCCAAGGCGCCGGAATTCAACTACCCGACCTACCTCGTGTACTCCCGGGATCGGGATTCGGCGGCGTTGCAGCAAGCCTTCGAAGTGCTGCGCCAGATCGTCACGACCGGCAGCGACTGGTCCCAGCGCTGGGATCCGCTGACCTGA
- a CDS encoding Y-family DNA polymerase, with translation MRWVCILFPQLALDAALRQRPDPDEPLALLTGPAQRRVLQAVNDPARALGLRPGQTMTAAQALSKGFATAEYDAAQIEHWQQFLAAWAYRFSSQVSVHYPRTLVFEIESSLGLFGPWPAFEKRLRAELTQLGFRHRIVAAPNPVAARVLANAYDALVVPDIETLQACLGQMPVERIGLAPEVATALSRMGLRQLSQVQALPRHTLARRFEAQVLKHLDALTGSRTLALSFYLPPDRFDVRIELNYDVQSHQALLFPLRRLTGDLSAFLCGRDSGVQRFDLHLEHAGLPDTLIKVGLLSAERDPSMLFELARGRLEQVQVEAPVRGFRLCAEDLPSFVPQRLELFDERPQQSLPWEQLRERLRARLGDDAVQGLGFRDDHRPECAWQMTSQRQPQTCPVREGVRRPGWLLDEPQALQESQTRILMGPERIESGWWDGADVRRDYYLIETRAGQRGWAYRPVGEGGPLWLQGWFA, from the coding sequence ATGCGCTGGGTCTGCATACTCTTCCCGCAACTGGCGCTGGACGCCGCGCTGCGTCAGCGTCCCGATCCCGACGAGCCCTTGGCGCTGTTGACCGGTCCGGCCCAGCGCCGGGTGCTGCAAGCGGTCAATGACCCGGCACGGGCCCTGGGTTTGCGTCCCGGCCAGACCATGACGGCCGCCCAGGCCCTGAGTAAAGGGTTTGCCACGGCCGAATACGACGCGGCGCAGATCGAACACTGGCAACAGTTCCTGGCGGCCTGGGCCTACCGTTTCAGCTCTCAGGTCAGCGTGCATTACCCGCGCACGCTGGTGTTCGAGATCGAGTCGAGCCTGGGCCTGTTCGGTCCCTGGCCGGCGTTTGAGAAACGCCTGCGGGCCGAGCTGACGCAACTGGGATTCCGGCATCGCATTGTCGCCGCCCCCAACCCGGTGGCGGCGCGGGTGTTGGCCAATGCCTACGACGCCTTGGTGGTGCCCGACATCGAAACCCTGCAAGCCTGCCTGGGACAGATGCCGGTAGAGCGTATCGGACTTGCGCCCGAGGTCGCCACGGCGCTGTCGCGCATGGGGCTGCGCCAGTTGAGCCAGGTCCAGGCCTTGCCCCGGCACACCCTGGCGCGGCGGTTTGAAGCCCAGGTGCTCAAGCACCTTGATGCGCTGACGGGCAGCCGCACCCTGGCACTGTCGTTTTACCTGCCGCCGGACCGGTTCGATGTGCGCATCGAGCTCAACTATGACGTGCAATCCCACCAGGCGTTGTTGTTTCCGTTACGCCGGCTGACCGGTGATCTTTCGGCTTTCCTGTGCGGTCGTGACAGCGGCGTACAACGCTTTGACCTGCACTTGGAGCACGCCGGGTTGCCGGACACGCTGATCAAGGTCGGCCTGCTCAGCGCTGAACGGGATCCTTCGATGCTTTTCGAGCTGGCCCGTGGTCGGCTGGAGCAGGTGCAGGTCGAGGCGCCGGTACGTGGCTTTCGCTTGTGTGCCGAAGACCTGCCCAGTTTCGTGCCCCAGCGCCTGGAGCTGTTCGACGAGCGGCCTCAGCAGTCCTTGCCCTGGGAGCAATTGCGCGAGCGGCTGCGGGCCCGGTTGGGGGACGACGCGGTGCAGGGCCTGGGGTTTCGCGATGACCATCGGCCTGAATGTGCCTGGCAGATGACCTCTCAACGCCAGCCCCAGACATGTCCGGTACGCGAGGGCGTCCGGCGTCCCGGCTGGCTGCTGGACGAACCCCAAGCCTTGCAGGAGAGCCAGACGCGAATCCTCATGGGCCCGGAGCGCATCGAGTCCGGCTGGTGGGACGGCGCCGACGTGCGCCGTGATTACTATCTGATCGAAACCCGCGCGGGCCAACGGGGCTGGGCCTATCGACCGGTGGGCGAGGGCGGTCCGTTGTGGCTGCAGGGCTGGTTTGCATGA
- a CDS encoding SCP2 sterol-binding domain-containing protein — translation MTSVADAVQAMKAKFNPAAAAGLDLVFGFRIDDTQNFSLIVKDGTCELQEGENPDAQVTLVMDGETLEGIVDGSTDGMQAFMGGKLRAEGDMMLAMKLSELFPG, via the coding sequence ATGACCTCCGTAGCCGACGCCGTACAAGCCATGAAAGCCAAGTTCAACCCAGCCGCCGCTGCCGGCCTGGACCTGGTATTCGGTTTCCGCATCGACGATACCCAGAATTTCTCGCTGATCGTCAAGGATGGCACTTGCGAACTGCAGGAAGGTGAAAACCCGGACGCCCAGGTGACCCTGGTGATGGATGGCGAAACCCTCGAAGGCATCGTCGACGGCAGCACCGACGGCATGCAGGCATTCATGGGCGGCAAGCTGCGCGCCGAAGGCGACATGATGCTGGCGATGAAACTGTCCGAGCTGTTCCCAGGCTGA
- the sohB gene encoding protease SohB, which produces MEFFIEYASFLAKTVTLVIAILVVLASFAALRSKGRRKSAGQLQVSKLNDFYKGLRERLEQTLLDKDQLKALRKTEGKAEKAAKKHKDKPAAKSRVFVLDFDGDIKASATESLRHEITALLTLATPKDEVVLRLESGGGMVHSYGLASSQLARIRQAGVPLTVCIDKVAASGGYMMACIGEKIISAPFAVLGSIGVVAQLPNVNRLLKKHDIDFEVLTAGEYKRTLTVFGENTEKGREKFQEDLDITHELFKNFVSNYRPQLAIDDVATGEVWLGVAALDKRLVDELKTSDEYLAERAKSAELYHLHYAERKSLQERIGMAASGSVDRVLLSWWSRLTQQRFW; this is translated from the coding sequence GTGGAGTTTTTCATCGAATACGCCAGTTTCCTGGCCAAGACTGTGACGCTGGTGATTGCCATCCTGGTGGTGCTGGCCAGTTTTGCTGCCCTGCGCAGCAAGGGACGGCGCAAGTCTGCCGGCCAGTTGCAGGTGAGCAAACTCAACGACTTCTACAAGGGGCTGCGTGAGCGTCTGGAGCAGACGCTGCTGGATAAAGACCAGCTCAAGGCCCTGCGCAAGACGGAAGGCAAGGCTGAAAAGGCCGCCAAGAAACACAAGGACAAGCCGGCAGCCAAGTCTCGGGTATTCGTGCTGGATTTTGACGGTGATATCAAAGCCTCGGCCACCGAAAGCCTTCGTCATGAAATCACCGCATTGCTGACCCTTGCGACCCCGAAGGATGAAGTGGTGTTGCGCCTGGAAAGCGGCGGCGGCATGGTCCACAGCTACGGCCTGGCCTCGTCGCAACTGGCCCGGATCCGTCAGGCCGGTGTGCCGCTGACGGTGTGCATCGACAAGGTCGCGGCCAGCGGCGGCTACATGATGGCGTGCATCGGCGAGAAGATCATCAGCGCCCCGTTTGCCGTTCTTGGCTCCATCGGCGTCGTGGCCCAGTTGCCTAACGTCAACCGTCTACTGAAGAAACACGACATCGATTTTGAAGTGCTGACGGCCGGTGAATACAAGCGCACGCTGACGGTGTTTGGCGAAAACACCGAGAAGGGCCGGGAAAAATTTCAGGAAGACCTGGACATCACCCATGAGTTGTTCAAGAACTTCGTGTCCAACTACCGTCCGCAACTGGCCATTGATGACGTGGCGACCGGTGAAGTCTGGCTGGGCGTCGCAGCACTGGACAAGCGCCTGGTGGACGAGCTGAAGACCAGCGATGAATACCTGGCTGAACGAGCCAAGAGCGCCGAGCTGTACCACCTGCACTACGCCGAACGCAAAAGTTTGCAGGAGCGTATCGGCATGGCGGCCAGCGGTTCGGTGGATCGGGTGCTGCTGAGCTGGTGGAGCCGCCTGACCCAGCAGCGGTTCTGGTAA
- a CDS encoding DUF4142 domain-containing protein: protein MDGFTLRQLGLAVALSTSMGMAWAATSNDFVDNAAAGGIAEIETSKLALEKSSSADVKAFANMMISDHTKANEELISLAKKHDIEVPDETTLVKQAKAKILDMREESFDAAYANNQVMAHEETIALFKKEAETVTDDKKTGNTELKAFAQKMLPDLEKHLEMAKKLQAAHPSK from the coding sequence ATGGACGGATTTACCCTGCGTCAACTCGGCCTGGCAGTTGCCTTGAGTACCAGCATGGGCATGGCTTGGGCCGCGACTTCCAACGACTTCGTCGACAACGCGGCGGCCGGTGGTATCGCGGAAATCGAAACCAGCAAACTGGCCCTGGAAAAGAGCAGCTCGGCCGACGTCAAGGCGTTCGCCAACATGATGATTTCCGACCACACCAAAGCCAATGAGGAGTTAATCTCGCTGGCGAAAAAACACGATATCGAAGTGCCGGACGAAACCACGCTGGTGAAGCAGGCCAAGGCCAAGATTCTCGACATGCGCGAGGAGTCGTTTGATGCGGCTTACGCCAACAACCAGGTGATGGCCCACGAAGAAACCATTGCCCTGTTCAAGAAAGAAGCCGAAACCGTCACTGACGACAAGAAGACCGGCAACACCGAGCTGAAGGCGTTCGCTCAGAAAATGCTTCCAGACTTGGAAAAACATCTGGAGATGGCCAAGAAACTCCAGGCCGCTCATCCGAGCAAATAA
- a CDS encoding DUF934 domain-containing protein, protein MQRIIKNDEVTDETWHLLPKDATLDGISNCDDLIVPLALWRDHAHALKARDGGLGVWLDADEEAEEIGDDANQLQVIALNFPAFTDGRSYSNARLLRDRYGFKGELRAIGDVLRDQLFYMRRCGFDAFALRADKDPFEALESLKDFSVTYQAATDEPLPLFRRR, encoded by the coding sequence ATGCAGCGAATAATTAAGAACGACGAGGTTACCGACGAAACCTGGCACCTGTTGCCCAAGGACGCGACCCTCGATGGTATTTCCAACTGCGACGACCTGATCGTGCCTCTGGCCCTGTGGCGCGATCATGCTCACGCCCTCAAGGCCCGCGATGGCGGCCTGGGTGTGTGGCTGGACGCTGACGAAGAGGCGGAGGAAATCGGTGATGACGCCAATCAGCTCCAGGTCATCGCCCTGAACTTCCCGGCCTTCACCGACGGGCGCAGCTACTCCAACGCTCGCCTGCTGCGTGACCGCTATGGCTTCAAGGGCGAATTGCGGGCGATTGGCGATGTGTTGCGTGACCAATTGTTCTATATGCGCCGTTGCGGTTTCGACGCCTTTGCCTTGCGCGCCGACAAGGACCCCTTTGAAGCCCTCGAAAGCCTTAAGGACTTCTCGGTGACCTACCAGGCAGCTACTGACGAACCGCTGCCGTTGTTTCGTCGTCGCTGA
- the imuA gene encoding translesion DNA synthesis-associated protein ImuA: MGAVVALDTLFNGGQVWKGRPAPPAASPQPTGHAALDAALPSGGWPEAALTELLVAAPGVGELQLVWPTLARLTAAGERIVLVAPPFVPYPQAWQNAGVDLRQLSVIRADERDALWAAEQCLRSGSCGAVLCWPRQADDRALRRLQVAAETGQTLAFAWRSIQEAINPSPAALRIAIDGRPGQLRVLKCRGGLARSTPIAFATLSTQTEH; the protein is encoded by the coding sequence ATGGGCGCTGTCGTTGCACTGGACACGCTGTTCAACGGTGGCCAGGTCTGGAAGGGCCGGCCCGCGCCCCCGGCCGCCAGCCCACAACCCACCGGTCATGCGGCACTGGACGCGGCGTTGCCCAGTGGCGGCTGGCCGGAAGCGGCGCTGACGGAACTGCTGGTCGCCGCACCAGGCGTGGGCGAGTTGCAACTGGTCTGGCCGACCCTGGCGCGGTTGACGGCGGCGGGGGAGCGGATCGTGCTGGTGGCGCCGCCCTTCGTGCCCTATCCCCAGGCCTGGCAGAACGCCGGGGTGGACCTGCGCCAGTTATCAGTGATCCGGGCCGATGAGCGCGATGCCTTGTGGGCTGCCGAACAATGCCTGCGTTCGGGCAGTTGCGGCGCGGTGCTGTGCTGGCCCCGCCAGGCTGACGACCGCGCTCTGCGCCGCTTGCAAGTGGCGGCGGAAACCGGCCAGACCCTGGCGTTCGCCTGGCGCTCGATCCAGGAAGCCATCAACCCGTCGCCGGCGGCCCTGCGCATTGCCATCGATGGCCGGCCAGGGCAATTACGGGTGCTCAAGTGCCGGGGCGGGCTGGCCCGGTCGACGCCCATTGCCTTCGCCACGCTCAGCACACAGACAGAGCATTGA
- a CDS encoding YdcH family protein: MPVNHDLCQDLNCTKDDIQQRRSENPRLDSLLLKYSQIDAEVVDAEKPSSAALSDVALKTLKEKRLQVKDEIAQYLQG; the protein is encoded by the coding sequence ATGCCGGTGAACCACGATTTGTGCCAGGATCTCAACTGCACAAAAGACGACATCCAGCAAAGACGCAGCGAGAATCCAAGGCTCGACTCGTTACTTCTCAAATACTCCCAAATTGATGCCGAAGTGGTCGACGCCGAGAAGCCGTCGTCTGCCGCACTGTCCGATGTTGCCCTGAAGACGCTCAAGGAGAAACGTTTGCAGGTCAAGGACGAGATCGCGCAGTACTTGCAGGGATAG